One genomic window of Luteitalea pratensis includes the following:
- a CDS encoding FeoB small GTPase domain-containing protein: MSGHDCEACPVASELAPMGMQVGGVDRVIALAGNPNTGKSTLFNALTGLRQHTGNWPGKTVTRAEGGFAYDKVRYKIVDLPGTYSLLSASQDEEVARDFILFGQPHAVIVVTDASALERNLNLVLQVLEITDRVVVAVNLMDEARRKGLDVDTRSLARDLGVPVIPIVARTGEGLHALLTAVDGVSSGAVQTAPLRVTGTPEFEHAVRELMTHIEAAAPGVPNSRWLAIRLLDGDARVEEALRTGELTRLVSRQQQQDVRFSKQIALQGAQ, translated from the coding sequence ATGAGCGGACACGATTGTGAAGCCTGTCCGGTGGCGTCCGAACTCGCCCCGATGGGGATGCAGGTCGGCGGGGTCGATCGCGTGATCGCGCTGGCGGGCAATCCGAACACCGGCAAGAGCACGCTCTTCAACGCCCTGACCGGGCTCCGGCAGCACACCGGGAACTGGCCTGGCAAGACGGTGACGCGCGCCGAAGGCGGCTTCGCCTACGACAAGGTGCGCTACAAGATCGTCGACCTGCCCGGTACCTACTCGCTGCTGTCGGCGTCGCAGGACGAGGAGGTCGCGCGCGATTTCATCCTGTTCGGACAGCCGCACGCCGTCATCGTCGTCACCGATGCGAGCGCGCTCGAGCGCAACCTGAATCTCGTGCTGCAGGTGCTCGAGATCACCGACCGCGTCGTCGTCGCCGTGAACCTGATGGACGAGGCACGACGCAAGGGACTCGATGTCGACACGCGGAGCCTCGCTCGCGACCTCGGCGTACCGGTGATCCCGATTGTCGCCCGGACCGGCGAGGGCCTGCACGCGCTGCTCACGGCGGTGGATGGCGTGTCGAGCGGCGCGGTGCAGACAGCACCGCTCCGTGTGACCGGGACGCCCGAGTTCGAGCATGCGGTCCGTGAATTGATGACGCACATCGAGGCCGCGGCCCCGGGTGTGCCCAACAGCCGCTGGCTGGCGATTCGCCTGCTCGACGGCGACGCGCGCGTGGAAGAGGCGCTCCGTACCGGCGAACTCACCCGGCTCGTGTCGCGGCAGCAGCAGCAAGACGTCCGGTTCAGCAAGCAGATTGCGCTGCAAGGCGCGCAATAG
- a CDS encoding nucleoside recognition domain-containing protein produces the protein MIDRAIPPTPDEVLARARELRRQLSGSFREEAVKSLYAEAERVAQRAVSQDGDTRALDFDQRVDHLVTSPWLGLPIMLALLSVVFWLTIAGANVPSAMLAQGLFWIEDQASGLFDAAGVPWWVTGFLWHGVYRGLAWVVSVMLPPMAIFFPLFTMFEDLGYLPRVAFNLDFLFRRAGAHGKQALTMAMGFGCNAAGVIATRIIDSPRERLVAILTNNFVPCNGRFPTLIMLGTIFVGASFAPGFASIAAAAAVVGVVVLGIGFTLLMSWLLSRTILRGEASTFTLELPPYRRPNIGRIFYTSLIDRTLFVLWRAMWTAAPAGAVIWLLANIHWGDHTLAAISAGWLDPLGRAIGLDGVILLAYVIAIPANEIVVPTLVMAYLGAGMMTEMSGLGDLRRLLVEQQGWTMLTAVNLMLFSLLHNPCATTILTMYKETLSAKWATVGALLPLGTAFLVCFLTATLARAFGLGV, from the coding sequence GTGATTGACCGTGCGATTCCACCGACACCCGACGAGGTGCTGGCGCGGGCGCGCGAGCTGCGGCGCCAGTTGAGCGGCAGCTTCCGGGAGGAGGCAGTGAAGTCGCTGTATGCCGAGGCCGAGCGCGTGGCGCAGCGAGCGGTGTCGCAGGACGGCGACACGCGCGCCCTCGATTTCGACCAGCGCGTCGACCACCTCGTCACCTCGCCGTGGCTCGGGTTGCCGATCATGCTGGCGTTGCTGTCGGTGGTGTTCTGGCTGACGATCGCCGGCGCCAACGTGCCGTCGGCGATGCTCGCGCAGGGCCTGTTCTGGATCGAGGACCAGGCATCCGGGCTCTTCGATGCCGCCGGCGTGCCGTGGTGGGTGACCGGCTTCCTGTGGCACGGCGTCTATCGCGGCCTCGCGTGGGTCGTGAGCGTGATGCTGCCGCCGATGGCGATCTTCTTCCCGCTGTTCACGATGTTCGAGGACCTCGGGTACCTGCCGCGGGTTGCCTTCAACCTCGATTTCCTGTTCCGCCGCGCCGGCGCCCACGGCAAGCAGGCGTTGACGATGGCGATGGGGTTCGGCTGCAACGCCGCCGGCGTGATCGCCACCCGGATCATCGATTCGCCGCGCGAGCGGCTGGTCGCCATCCTCACGAACAACTTCGTGCCGTGCAACGGCCGCTTCCCGACGTTGATCATGCTCGGCACCATCTTCGTCGGCGCGTCGTTCGCACCCGGCTTCGCGTCCATTGCCGCCGCGGCGGCCGTGGTCGGCGTCGTCGTGCTCGGCATCGGCTTCACCCTACTGATGTCGTGGCTGCTCTCGCGCACGATCCTGCGGGGCGAAGCCTCGACCTTCACGCTCGAACTGCCACCCTATCGCCGGCCGAACATCGGCCGCATCTTCTACACCTCGCTGATCGACCGGACGCTGTTCGTCCTCTGGCGGGCAATGTGGACCGCCGCGCCCGCCGGTGCCGTCATCTGGCTGCTCGCCAACATCCACTGGGGCGACCACACGCTGGCGGCGATCTCGGCCGGCTGGCTCGATCCGCTCGGCCGCGCCATCGGCCTGGACGGCGTGATCCTGCTCGCCTACGTCATTGCCATCCCGGCCAACGAGATCGTGGTGCCGACACTGGTCATGGCCTACCTGGGCGCCGGGATGATGACCGAGATGTCAGGGCTCGGGGACCTGCGCCGCCTGCTCGTCGAGCAGCAGGGCTGGACGATGCTGACGGCCGTGAACCTGATGCTGTTCTCGCTGTTGCACAACCCGTGTGCGACAACCATCCTGACGATGTACAAGGAAACCCTGAGCGCCAAGTGGGCCACGGTGGGCGCGCTCCTACCCCTCGGCACCGCGTTCCTGGTGTGCTTCCTCACGGCGACGCTCGCCCGCGCGTTCGGCCTCGGGGTCTAG
- a CDS encoding DUF6454 family protein, translating to MASAAPTASRRAFLTVLGLAGPALWSPAVRAQQVSVRSGSLGALLRTVTLGAVLDHPQGITASADGATWFVTSVLRKEQKGLLVSFRASDGGQVQRVEVQDGPRYHPGGLGRLGDTLWLPVAEYRRASTSVIQGRDAKTLAVRSSFPVADHIGAVAATSAALIGCNWDARTFYEWTLDGRQSQAVEHDGSARYQDLQWTSDGLLAGGLIGDQGVVDLLEWPSLDLKERIVVGKTDRGTVLTAEGMAVSGSELLLMPEDDPSQVFVHRWAGAAVSEAPPTRPNEPEKSLFKKPTP from the coding sequence ATGGCCTCCGCTGCCCCGACCGCCTCCCGCCGAGCGTTCCTGACCGTCCTGGGTCTTGCCGGTCCCGCCCTGTGGAGCCCGGCCGTGAGGGCCCAGCAGGTCTCGGTCCGATCCGGGTCCCTCGGCGCCCTGTTGCGCACGGTCACCCTCGGTGCCGTCCTCGACCACCCGCAGGGGATCACCGCCAGTGCCGACGGCGCCACGTGGTTTGTCACCTCGGTGCTGCGCAAGGAGCAGAAGGGCCTGCTGGTGTCGTTCCGGGCCTCCGACGGCGGACAGGTGCAGCGGGTCGAGGTCCAGGACGGCCCGCGTTATCACCCCGGCGGCCTCGGCCGGCTCGGCGACACGCTGTGGCTGCCTGTCGCCGAGTACCGTCGCGCCTCGACCAGCGTCATCCAGGGCCGGGACGCCAAGACGCTCGCGGTGCGTTCCAGCTTCCCGGTCGCCGACCACATTGGCGCCGTCGCAGCGACATCCGCGGCCCTCATCGGCTGCAACTGGGACGCGCGCACGTTCTACGAGTGGACCCTCGACGGCAGGCAGTCCCAGGCCGTGGAGCACGACGGCTCCGCGCGCTACCAGGATCTCCAGTGGACGTCGGACGGGTTGCTGGCCGGCGGACTGATTGGCGACCAGGGCGTCGTCGACCTGCTCGAATGGCCTTCCCTCGACCTGAAGGAGCGCATCGTGGTGGGGAAGACCGACCGCGGCACCGTGCTCACGGCCGAAGGAATGGCGGTCTCGGGCAGCGAGCTGTTGCTGATGCCGGAGGACGACCCGTCACAGGTCTTCGTGCACAGGTGGGCGGGCGCCGCCGTGTCCGAAGCACCCCCGACACGCCCGAACGAGCCCGAGAAGTCGTTGTTCAAGAAGCCGACACCATAG
- a CDS encoding NTP/NDP exchange transporter: MPSVTPASPTRSRLALLTGVARDERVALAWSFLYFFSLLCAYGLLRPLREEMGVRHGVNKLQWLFSGTFVCMLLAQPLYGALVSRFERRVFLPVVYGFFIACLLAFYAVFRIDRGMAVVVPAFFIWVSVFNLFVVSVFWSFMSDIFTTDQAKRLYGIIAAGGTCGALAGPALTALLVERVGVPQLMLISALLLSGALMAILRLLPWATERRGPDRAIGGTVLAGARLVMASPFLRLIAGLLLLYVTVNTILYYQQAALVAAAFSDSAARAAYFARVDFAVNALTVSTQVIVTRVLLTRFGVTPLLMLSPLLVATGFAWLAASPTPLLLASIQVVHRAGNFSLIAPARESLFTRVDRESRYKAKAFIDTAIYRGGDLVNGWIMAGIVAMKVPLGEVALVGLVVACVWALLGWRVGRTHDEHLAAAGTVAASEFLGS; encoded by the coding sequence ATGCCTTCAGTGACTCCGGCGAGTCCGACTCGCTCACGCCTCGCCCTGCTGACCGGCGTGGCGCGCGACGAGCGTGTCGCCCTCGCCTGGAGCTTCCTCTACTTCTTCTCGCTGCTGTGCGCTTACGGCCTGCTGCGGCCGCTCCGCGAAGAGATGGGCGTCCGGCACGGCGTGAACAAGCTGCAGTGGCTGTTCAGCGGCACGTTCGTCTGCATGCTCCTGGCGCAGCCGCTATACGGGGCACTCGTCTCGCGCTTCGAGCGGCGCGTGTTCCTGCCCGTCGTCTACGGTTTCTTCATCGCGTGCCTGCTGGCGTTCTACGCCGTCTTCCGGATCGATCGTGGCATGGCCGTCGTCGTCCCCGCGTTCTTCATCTGGGTGAGCGTCTTCAACCTGTTCGTCGTGTCGGTGTTCTGGAGCTTCATGTCCGACATCTTCACGACCGACCAGGCCAAGCGCCTCTACGGCATCATCGCGGCGGGAGGCACGTGCGGCGCGCTGGCCGGGCCGGCCCTGACGGCGCTCCTGGTCGAACGCGTCGGCGTTCCGCAGTTGATGCTGATCTCGGCGCTGCTGCTCAGCGGTGCGCTGATGGCCATCCTGCGCCTGCTGCCGTGGGCCACCGAGCGGCGCGGGCCCGATCGCGCGATCGGCGGCACGGTGCTCGCGGGCGCGCGCCTGGTGATGGCGTCACCGTTCCTCCGGTTGATCGCCGGGCTGTTGCTGCTCTACGTGACGGTCAACACGATCCTCTACTACCAGCAGGCCGCTCTCGTGGCCGCGGCCTTCAGCGACTCCGCGGCGCGAGCCGCGTACTTCGCCCGTGTCGATTTCGCCGTCAACGCGCTCACCGTGAGCACGCAGGTGATCGTGACGCGCGTGCTGCTGACACGCTTCGGTGTCACGCCGCTGCTGATGCTCTCGCCGCTGCTGGTCGCCACCGGGTTCGCCTGGCTCGCGGCCTCGCCGACGCCCTTGCTCTTGGCGTCGATTCAGGTGGTACACCGTGCCGGCAACTTCTCGCTGATCGCACCGGCCCGCGAAAGCCTGTTCACGCGTGTCGACCGCGAGAGCCGCTACAAGGCCAAGGCATTCATCGACACGGCCATCTATCGCGGCGGTGATCTCGTGAACGGCTGGATCATGGCCGGCATCGTCGCGATGAAGGTGCCGCTTGGCGAGGTCGCGCTCGTGGGCCTCGTCGTGGCATGTGTCTGGGCCCTGCTCGGGTGGCGGGTCGGACGCACGCACGATGAGCACCTGGCCGCGGCAGGCACGGTGGCGGCTTCTGAGTTCCTGGGTTCCTGA
- a CDS encoding NAD-dependent epimerase/dehydratase family protein encodes MTMTRRDFLGTTLAVTASTALVPPARAATPLKVLVIGGTGFLGPHTVRRLQERGHTVTLFNRGRTNPGLFPDLEKLRGDRKTDLKALEGRTWDAVLDPSAYIPADVTRSATLLAPNVSHYLIISSISVYKALDTPGMDERAPLATLKDPTVDQVTGETYGGLKALCEQAAEKAMPGKTTVIRPGLIVGPGDNTDRFTYWPVRVSRGGEVLAPNSPNDFVQCIDVRDLANFIVTTLENKTMGIYNADAPQASLTIGRLVDTCKQVSKSNAQFVWVPTAFLEAQKVRPWSDMPVWLPLTGEEAGGGQISVKAAMAKGLTHRPLAETVRDTLAYVETWPAERKAKLKAGLSAEREKEVIAAWKANKA; translated from the coding sequence ATGACGATGACGAGACGTGACTTCCTCGGAACGACGCTCGCGGTGACGGCGAGCACGGCCTTGGTGCCGCCGGCGCGGGCCGCCACGCCACTGAAGGTGCTGGTCATCGGCGGGACCGGCTTTCTCGGCCCGCACACGGTGCGCCGGTTGCAGGAACGTGGGCACACCGTCACGTTGTTCAATCGCGGACGCACCAACCCCGGCCTGTTCCCGGACCTCGAGAAACTGCGCGGCGATCGGAAGACCGACCTCAAGGCACTCGAGGGCCGCACGTGGGATGCCGTGCTCGATCCGTCGGCCTACATCCCCGCCGATGTCACCCGCAGCGCCACGCTGCTCGCGCCCAACGTGAGCCACTACCTGATCATCTCCAGCATCTCCGTGTACAAGGCGCTGGACACGCCCGGGATGGACGAGCGCGCGCCACTTGCCACGCTCAAGGACCCGACCGTGGATCAGGTGACGGGCGAGACCTACGGTGGGCTGAAGGCTCTGTGCGAGCAGGCCGCCGAGAAGGCGATGCCCGGCAAGACGACCGTCATTCGCCCCGGCCTCATCGTCGGCCCGGGCGACAACACGGACCGCTTCACGTACTGGCCGGTCCGAGTTTCGCGCGGCGGCGAGGTGCTCGCCCCGAATTCGCCCAATGACTTCGTCCAGTGCATCGACGTCCGCGATCTCGCCAATTTCATCGTCACCACGCTCGAGAACAAGACGATGGGGATTTACAACGCCGACGCACCGCAGGCGAGCCTGACCATCGGACGCCTGGTCGACACCTGCAAGCAGGTGTCGAAGTCGAACGCGCAGTTCGTGTGGGTGCCGACCGCGTTCCTGGAGGCGCAGAAAGTGCGGCCCTGGAGCGACATGCCGGTGTGGTTGCCCCTGACCGGCGAGGAGGCGGGCGGTGGCCAGATCAGCGTCAAGGCGGCGATGGCCAAGGGACTGACGCACCGTCCACTGGCCGAGACGGTGCGCGACACGCTTGCCTACGTCGAGACGTGGCCCGCCGAGCGCAAGGCCAAACTCAAGGCCGGACTGTCGGCCGAGCGCGAAAAGGAAGTCATCGCCGCGTGGAAGGCGAACAAGGCGTAA
- a CDS encoding GMC oxidoreductase, whose translation MVIVGAGATGGWAAKRLAEAGLSVIVLDAGRPFGPEDFREHTPAHSLPLRARTKAVMSRTQPQQASSYACTEWNADWFVNDADEPYTTPAGLPFPWVGRTRIVGGRTHVWGRQSYRYSDIDFRSASRDGFGIDWPLSYADLAPYYDLVERYVGISGINEGIAQLPDQQLLPPFGFSCVESHVRATVGARMGRTVRQGRTANLTRSINGRPACHMCGPCERGCATFSYFNAAYTTVIDAEKTGRCRIITHAMAAQVLMDPQTHRATGIRYVDRRTRAHHEVHGRVVLLAAQAFESVRLLFNSATAQDPAGLANSSGVLGQYLVSHFTGFGAVAEFPAFQKTASTNEPQKPTGLFVARFRNLDPQKPDARFPRGYGYQGGGATAFDQSLAGFGADYAAAVKASGRTTVNLGGFGEPVPDARNCVTIDPDVTDAWGIPAVKIAMHYSETDWAMMRDGAEQAAEMLESAGGTNIRITWVPRWASHEVGIARMGADPKTSVLNQFQQTHDVKNLFVVDGAAMPSVGYVNPTLTMMALVVRSCDYLLESLKEGIV comes from the coding sequence GTGGTCATCGTCGGCGCCGGCGCCACGGGCGGGTGGGCGGCCAAACGGCTGGCGGAAGCGGGCCTCTCGGTGATCGTGCTCGACGCGGGACGGCCCTTTGGTCCAGAGGACTTTCGCGAGCACACCCCGGCGCACTCACTTCCGTTGCGGGCCCGTACGAAGGCGGTGATGTCGCGAACGCAGCCGCAGCAGGCGTCGAGTTATGCCTGCACGGAATGGAATGCGGACTGGTTCGTCAACGACGCCGACGAGCCCTACACCACGCCCGCGGGCCTGCCGTTCCCCTGGGTGGGCCGCACCCGCATCGTTGGCGGCCGCACGCACGTGTGGGGCCGCCAGAGTTACCGTTACAGCGACATCGACTTCAGGTCCGCATCGCGGGACGGTTTCGGCATCGACTGGCCGCTCTCGTACGCCGACCTGGCGCCCTATTACGATCTCGTCGAGCGATACGTCGGCATCAGCGGCATCAACGAGGGCATCGCGCAGCTGCCCGATCAGCAGTTGCTGCCGCCGTTCGGTTTCTCGTGCGTCGAGTCGCATGTTCGCGCGACGGTCGGCGCGCGGATGGGACGCACCGTCAGGCAGGGACGTACCGCCAACCTGACGCGGTCGATCAACGGCCGCCCCGCGTGCCACATGTGCGGCCCGTGCGAACGCGGCTGCGCGACGTTCTCGTATTTCAACGCGGCCTACACGACGGTGATCGACGCGGAGAAGACGGGGCGCTGTCGCATCATCACCCACGCGATGGCTGCGCAGGTGCTCATGGACCCGCAGACGCACCGCGCGACAGGCATCCGCTACGTCGATCGTCGTACCCGCGCGCATCACGAGGTGCATGGCCGGGTGGTGTTGCTGGCGGCGCAGGCCTTCGAGTCGGTGCGGCTGCTGTTCAATTCGGCGACCGCGCAGGATCCGGCCGGCCTTGCCAACTCGAGTGGCGTGCTTGGCCAGTACCTCGTGTCGCACTTCACGGGCTTTGGTGCGGTAGCGGAGTTCCCGGCATTCCAGAAGACCGCCAGCACGAACGAGCCGCAGAAGCCGACAGGGCTCTTCGTCGCCCGGTTTCGCAATCTCGATCCGCAGAAGCCTGACGCCCGCTTTCCGCGCGGCTATGGCTACCAGGGAGGCGGCGCCACCGCTTTCGACCAGAGCCTCGCCGGCTTCGGCGCCGACTACGCGGCCGCCGTCAAGGCCAGTGGGCGCACGACGGTGAACCTTGGTGGGTTCGGCGAGCCTGTGCCCGATGCGCGCAACTGCGTGACGATCGATCCCGACGTGACCGATGCATGGGGGATTCCGGCAGTGAAGATCGCCATGCATTACTCCGAGACCGACTGGGCGATGATGCGCGACGGCGCCGAGCAGGCGGCCGAGATGCTCGAATCGGCTGGAGGCACCAACATCCGCATCACATGGGTGCCCCGCTGGGCGAGCCATGAGGTCGGAATCGCGAGGATGGGGGCCGATCCCAAGACGTCGGTCCTCAACCAGTTCCAGCAGACCCACGACGTGAAGAACCTCTTCGTCGTCGACGGCGCCGCGATGCCGAGCGTGGGGTACGTCAACCCTACGCTGACGATGATGGCGCTCGTCGTCCGCTCGTGCGATTACCTGCTCGAGAGCCTTAAGGAGGGAATAGTCTGA